CAAGTGAGTTACCATTCAGTTCAGTTTATGAGTTTATCTACTTTCAGTTGTCAGTAAGATCAGCCAAATGAGTATGAAAGTTGAAAGCTTTCCCTGTAAGATCAGCCATCAAATAGAGCTTTCATTCCGGCCATGTTTCGAAACAGGTTCTCTCTCCGCCTCTGTCTCTGTCTCTGTCTCACACAGTTCATTACAGACACTGATAGGCATAGTGTTTGGTTCAATCAGCATTACATATTAGTTTGATGGGTTTAGATTCAATCTATGCACTAGTATTTGAGAtaattatttcttcattattgTCAGTGTGTTTCCAATGTGAAAGTGGGTAGAGAAGAGTTTGTGTCCAGATTGCTTGATAGAAGATGGACGTTGCCTATCCCTGATACCAAAATTCACCAAATAATGTTTTCAACCAGCAAAGTACAGCCACAACCAGGCAGACCGTTGTCTGATATTTCGTTTTGGAATAATACTAACCCATGTTTTAGCGATGCTATGGTGGAAAGGGACGATTCTTTCTTTATTGTGAGAGATGATTTGTTGCATCCATTGATAAATGGAAATAAAGCAAGAAAATTGGATGCATTGATTCCCCTTGTGGAAGATCATTCTGTGACTGATGTGGTGAGATTGTGAACCTTCTATGGTCATCATCATTTTATGAGCTTAGGAAGTTGAACAACAAATTGTTAGAGGTTATATAGTCCAATAATTAGTACTAGTTCCTTTTGAAAGTTAAGTCTTACGAGCAATTAGCATTCAGATCTTGACTTTGCTGTGGTTTAGGTGACATGTGGAGGTTGTCAAAGTGCCCATACAGCAGCTGTTGGTAGGTAATTTCATGCTTCAAATACTGTAGGATGTTCAACCTTGCTGCAAAGTAGCGACTTAACTGACTTGTGTGTTCTTCAGCCGAACTTAAATCGCGTTTACTTCTACGAGGGGAGCATCCTGCAGTACTGACTGGCTATAACTTGATGTCAACAATATATGGCAATGTCACATGTGTTCCAAGATCACTTTATGCTAATAGGGAAAAGATGTTAAAAAGCCATGCTGATTACTTGGCTAGCAGTAGTGGTAACATCCTTTGGTTTGATGATATTCTGGAGGCTTCTTTGAATCAAAATGATGGCGTTCTAAACATTATGCAAAAGGATACTCATAGAAGTGACCATTCTCAGAAAATTGTAATTGTCAATGAAGGTGCAGGAGATGTTGTAGCATTACTAGGTAATTTGAATCAATTCAGaacaaagattttttttttttgcttccaGCCTTCCAGGTATACTTATTGGCATCCTGTCAGTTAGTTTGATCATGTATCAGATCAATCCCTAAATTGCACCTTAGTTCTCATATCTTGAATTGTCCATATCTTCTGAAGCATTGCTGTTGCGCCAACCTTATTTGTATGGTTCTGTTCAGAATGTTGTTTTCCACTATTATGTGTGAGCTTGAAAATGCCTCTGGATAGTTATTTTCCTTGTTCTTGGCTCCTTGCTAGGGAATTGCATGGGTATACTTTGGGATTCTTATGTATCTTACTGCATTTTTGGTCTAAGACTAAGTCTGCAGTTTATATGTATCTTGCTGAGTTTCAAAAGCAAAAAAGAGTACATGTGCACATACTTTGAGGTTCTCATGTATCTTACTGCATTTTTGGTCTAAGACTACACCTACAGTTTATATGTATCCTTCTGAGTTTCAAAAGCAAAGAAGAGTACATGTGCACTATTAGTCTATTATTCCTCTGTTTTGCATTTTTGTGCCGAGTATTAAGTTGATGCTTGCATCATGATGTTGTGCTAGTTGTTATGTTTAAGACTGATATATGTTTATCTCCCTAGGTTTGATTTGCCTAGTGCAGTACTTATCACAGAATCACTTACTTGGAAAAGAGAAGGTCTTGAAGCTTGTTGTAGATTCTGGAACTGGGACAACGGCTGTTGGTTTAGCTCTTGGAGCCATATATTTGGGGTGTGTTACAGTATTACGTGACTAATTTGAAATACCCCTGGGAGGTAACTGCAGTGGTGTTGGCTGATACGTATGATGGGTACAGGCATCAGGAGAAGCGCTTGATCAAGCAAGACCCCCACGCCGAAGTCAGTCTTCTATACCCTTTTTAGATAAGCACGAATTCCTAGGGACAGAGAACTTCAATCTATCTTTTCCGCGCCTCAACCAAGAACATTCTCGGATGGAAACATATGGATTTAGGATGAACCACGGAAAGGACATTTTAAAATGAGCAGCTTTATCTCCGGCATGCCGAAAGGCTCATCAATCACATGATCAATAAATCTATACCTGCCCAACCCTTTCTGTTCACCCAATTTCCAGAAGCATTTCCATACTCATATTGATCACCACTTCGATGATATAGATAAAGAATTGTGCACTGGGTAGAACGTTGCCACCCCAGAAAGTAAGTAGCTTTCCAAAATCTTCACAACTGTGATCTTGTTTATAATCCAGAATGCCATACAGCATGTTATATCTATATAACTCTTGAATATAGTCTTCTTCCTCTGATTAAAACTCAAATCCTGTCCCCAAAAATCCTCAGATTTGGCAATGTACTGGAAGGGGAATTAGAAGCATGCCAACATA
This is a stretch of genomic DNA from Argentina anserina chromosome 4, drPotAnse1.1, whole genome shotgun sequence. It encodes these proteins:
- the LOC126791608 gene encoding LOW QUALITY PROTEIN: D-cysteine desulfhydrase 2, mitochondrial (The sequence of the model RefSeq protein was modified relative to this genomic sequence to represent the inferred CDS: inserted 3 bases in 2 codons; substituted 1 base at 1 genomic stop codon), with the translated sequence MSMKVESFPCKXSAIKXSFHSGHVSKQCVSNVKVGREEFVSRLLDRRWTLPIPDTKIHQIMFSTSKVQPQPGRPLSDISFWNNTNPCFSDAMVERDDSFFIVRDDLLHPLINGNKARKLDALIPLVEDHSVTDVVTCGGCQSAHTAAVGIVCSSAELKSRLLLRGEHPAVLTGYNLMSTIYGNVTCVPRSLYANREKMLKSHADYLASSSGNILWFDDILEASLNQNDGVLNIMQKDTHRSDHSQKIVIVNEGAGDVVALLGLICLVQYLSQNHLLGKEKVLKLVVDSGTGTTAVGLALGAINLKYPWEVTAVVLADTYDGYRHQEKRLITNFQKHFHTHIDHHFDDIDKXIVHWVERCHPRKFGNVLEGELEACQHIAQQTGILVDPIYTLSAWEMAVALHKKEAEVERGAKVVMLHTGGTLGMFGLAQRYKSYFSKLKAGPS